The uncultured Cohaesibacter sp. genome window below encodes:
- the ahcY gene encoding adenosylhomocysteinase — MTMADFVVKDLSLADWGRKEITIAETEMPGLMQTRAEYGPSQPLKGARITGSLHMTIQTAVLIETLTALGADVRWATCNIFSTQDHAAAAIAATGVPVYAVKGESLVEYWDYVDRIFDWPDGKGPNLILDDGGDATMYVLLGAKVDAGEEIIPNPGNEEEEVVKAQIMKRAKATPGWFTKIRDGILGVSEETTTGVHRLYHLAKAGDLPFPAINVNDSVTKSKFDNLYGCRESLVDGIKRATDVMISGKVAVVAGFGDVGKGSAESLRSQGARVVVTEIDPICALQASMQGYEVVTMEDAAPKGDIFVTTTGNKDVITHDHMRAMKDRAIVCNIGHFDSEIQIGALRNYKWHNVKPQVDEVEFPDGKRIIVLAEGRLVNLGCATGHPSFVMSASFTNQTLAQIELFQRHDQYGKDVYVLPKALDEKVAMLHLEKLGVKLTTLSKEQADYIGVPVEGPFKPDHYRY; from the coding sequence ATTACAATGGCTGATTTTGTCGTCAAAGATCTGTCCCTGGCTGACTGGGGACGCAAGGAAATTACCATCGCCGAGACCGAAATGCCCGGCCTGATGCAGACCCGAGCCGAATATGGCCCGTCGCAGCCGCTGAAGGGCGCCCGGATCACCGGTTCCCTGCACATGACCATCCAGACCGCAGTTCTGATCGAGACACTGACGGCACTGGGCGCTGACGTACGCTGGGCCACCTGCAACATCTTCTCCACCCAGGACCACGCAGCCGCCGCGATTGCAGCCACAGGCGTGCCGGTCTATGCCGTCAAGGGCGAGAGCCTCGTGGAATACTGGGACTATGTGGACCGCATCTTCGACTGGCCGGATGGAAAAGGCCCGAACCTGATCCTCGATGATGGCGGCGACGCAACCATGTATGTTCTGCTCGGCGCCAAGGTTGATGCCGGTGAAGAGATCATCCCGAACCCCGGCAACGAGGAAGAGGAAGTGGTCAAGGCCCAGATCATGAAGCGCGCCAAGGCCACTCCGGGCTGGTTCACCAAGATCCGTGACGGAATCCTCGGTGTTTCCGAAGAAACCACCACCGGTGTTCACCGCCTCTATCATCTGGCCAAGGCTGGCGATCTGCCCTTCCCGGCAATCAACGTCAACGACTCGGTCACCAAGTCCAAGTTCGACAACCTTTATGGCTGCCGCGAATCCCTCGTCGATGGCATCAAGCGCGCAACCGACGTGATGATTTCCGGCAAGGTTGCGGTCGTTGCCGGTTTTGGCGATGTTGGCAAGGGCTCGGCCGAATCCCTGCGCTCTCAGGGCGCCCGCGTCGTGGTCACCGAAATCGACCCTATCTGTGCGCTTCAGGCCTCCATGCAGGGCTATGAAGTGGTCACCATGGAAGACGCCGCTCCGAAGGGCGACATCTTCGTGACCACCACCGGCAACAAGGATGTCATCACCCACGACCACATGCGCGCCATGAAGGACCGCGCCATCGTGTGCAACATCGGCCATTTCGACAGCGAGATCCAGATCGGCGCTCTCAGAAACTACAAGTGGCACAATGTGAAGCCGCAGGTCGATGAAGTGGAATTCCCCGATGGCAAGCGCATCATCGTGCTGGCTGAAGGGCGTCTGGTCAACCTTGGCTGCGCCACCGGCCACCCATCCTTCGTGATGAGCGCCAGCTTCACCAACCAGACCCTTGCCCAGATCGAGCTGTTCCAGCGTCACGATCAGTATGGCAAGGACGTTTACGTGCTGCCAAAGGCCCTCGACGAGAAGGTTGCGATGCTGCATCTGGAAAAACTGGGCGTCAAATTGACCACGCTCAGCAAGGAACAGGCCGATTACATCGGTGTGCCTGTGGAAGGACCGTTCAAGCCGGATCATTACCGCTATTAG
- a CDS encoding SDR family oxidoreductase codes for MKHCIISGANRGVGLALVSHYLAEGNWHVHACCRQPEKADALRALVPANLGRITLHTLDVTDQTSVEALAKALDGQPIDLLINNAGIKGSKQQSRDDMDYDAWAETFAVNAMAPLRVTEALLPHLKAAERAKIATISSQMGAICNAGTGQYAYRSSKAAVNKVMSILAQEVAADGLTCILLHPGWVKTDMGGPHAQITPEESAAGIAATIEKATQGDNGGFFKWNGEAHGW; via the coding sequence ATGAAACATTGCATCATTTCCGGAGCCAACAGGGGCGTCGGTCTGGCGCTTGTCAGCCATTATCTCGCCGAGGGAAACTGGCATGTCCACGCCTGCTGTCGTCAGCCTGAAAAGGCAGACGCCCTGCGCGCACTGGTTCCGGCAAATCTTGGCCGGATCACGCTGCACACGCTCGACGTGACCGATCAGACCTCTGTTGAAGCTCTGGCCAAGGCGCTGGATGGGCAGCCGATCGACCTGTTGATCAACAACGCCGGCATCAAGGGCAGCAAGCAGCAGTCGCGTGATGACATGGACTATGACGCATGGGCCGAGACCTTTGCGGTCAACGCCATGGCACCGCTGCGGGTGACCGAAGCCCTGCTACCCCATCTCAAGGCGGCAGAGAGGGCCAAGATTGCGACCATCTCAAGCCAGATGGGGGCCATCTGCAATGCGGGCACCGGGCAATATGCCTATCGCTCGTCCAAGGCTGCCGTCAACAAGGTGATGTCGATCCTGGCTCAGGAAGTGGCCGCCGACGGGTTGACCTGTATTCTCCTGCATCCGGGTTGGGTGAAAACCGACATGGGTGGACCGCACGCCCAGATCACCCCTGAAGAAAGCGCAGCAGGAATCGCCGCCACCATTGAGAAGGCCACGCAAGGCGACAATGGCGGCTTCTTCAAGTGGAACGGCGAAGCCCATGGCTGGTAG